One region of Acropora muricata isolate sample 2 chromosome 13, ASM3666990v1, whole genome shotgun sequence genomic DNA includes:
- the LOC136896033 gene encoding N-acyl-phosphatidylethanolamine-hydrolyzing phospholipase D-like translates to MAEEEIDDKELQKAIKSNGRFVDPWKTTALPSLIDFLRWRLTEKSERGVRGTWKDLYRLRKEELDKTLPVVTPDNLLLSSPPTDDIQVTWLGHACVLVQMDGLNILTDPNFSMYAGPSKWLSMKRYRPPPCSVDALPKINAVCISHDHYDHLDFNTVKDLNLRFEDELHWFVPKGLRRWMIDSGCQNVTELEWWEEAEFPGSSVKFIFTPTQHWCRRSVNDRNKVLWGSWTVVGPKHRFFFAGDTGYCRGFKQIGNKFGPFDFAAIPIGAYKPRWFLKFQHVDPTEAVCIHEDIRSRFSLGIHWGTFPTGYEHYLDPPKDLTRALIAKGIQETSFFTMKHGETTILQ, encoded by the exons ATGGCGGAAGAAGAGATAGACGACAAGGAGTTACAGAAAGCTATCAAATCAAACGGTCGTTTTGTCGATCCTTGGAAGACTACAGCTTTGCCTTCATTAATTGATTTTCTTAGATGGCGATTGACGGAGAAAAGTGAACGTGGAGTGAGGGGAACGTGGAAAGATCTTTATCGATTAAGGAAGGAG GAATTGGATAAAACATTGCCTGTTGTCACCCCAGATAATTTACTTCTGTCATCACCCCCCACTGATGACATTCAAGTGACGTGGCTTGGACATGCTTGTGTTCTTGTTCAAATGGATGGACTCAACATCTTGACAGATCCAAATTTTAGCATGTATGCTGGGCCAAGCAAATGGCTGAGTATGAAGCGATACAGACCACCACCTTGCTCTGTAGATGCCTTACCAAAGATCAATGCAGTTTGCATCAGCCATGACCATTATGACCATTTGGATTTCAACACTGTCAAGGACCTTAATCTAAGATTTGAAGATGAGTTACACTGGTTTGTTCCAAAGGGATTAAGGAGGTGGATGATCGACAGTGGATGTCAAAATGTCACAGAGCTTGAGTGGTGGGAAGAGGCAGAATTCCCTGGAAGTTCTGTGAAGTTTATTTTCACTCCTACACAGCACTGGTGCCGTAGGTCAGTGAATGATCGAAACAAAGTGTTATGGGGAAGTTGGACTGTTGTTGGACCAAAACACAGGTTTTTCTTTGCTGGAGATACTGGTTATTGCAGGGGATTTAAGCAGATTGGAAACAAATTCGGACCATTTGATTTTGCTGCCATTCCCATTGGTGCTTATAAGCCAAG GTGGTTTTTGAAGTTCCAGCATGTTGATCCAACTGAAGCAGTCTGCATTCATGAGGACATCCGCAGTCGTTTTTCTTTGGGTATACACTGGGGAACATTTCCCACTGGATATGAG CATTATTTGGACCCTCCAAAAGATCTGACCAGAGCACTGATTGCAAAAGGAATTCAAGAAACAAGTTTCTTTACAATGAAGCATGGAGAAACCACAATCTTACAATGA
- the LOC136896029 gene encoding general transcription factor 3C polypeptide 4-like, with the protein MADAETKNSKFKVIETVKISYTPSHPNAISWSPDGRLSVISDRCVYVLTPISSPSHPSLNLERTSIPASKKPLQVDVGIDRRQISAEKSPGWQLDPRVNNYIVQTPVFQKVAWSPLNCDESSRCVIATLFSDFQLRIYVCPSASAGVKWREACDLSYLLSSYLKSHNFEISEDIMQADITASKQPGRIGQKLQRTKYSRFVQRVQMLTFTSLHWFSEVYHPAIDSSITKVVNGSFKNKQFALLTTGTQSGHVIFWRVTTPVQISNPNSVQLQGFLNVNQSWSTSLAWQQVNENQGILAVGCLDGFIKAFSIKLFPSLSGVAEYVLWGDKDEMQVHNLQWMPLKHEKDNHCLVACKGSSVILFSMTSRNGFIVTKPTQKIVTQVHRMPITGLHCSQDGTVFTCSLDGSVQMLTDDANVSKSVDYDDSKGFSCHGIGVSANGVFVTLFLSRTDYTRKFLEWHEAKVLFVNTACGLPSVTQLLNKDCLQMEKKWDVCKAIQYFIHRSKAAKEEFHQLVFMEDLERLSHPQLILRQHVLTLIVLTSKNDTQEVNKILGIDISDQLQCTINYLYKHLATSFLRNWMNAREQAHGSNSDSVAVLVTCDWLVTKFSDSASIDLANEVYQVFNDVDGLKLLSSLKEKVDMHMSSSDEAQMKIQESSREISQNGKEQITEQLVDSNPTPQQDVVVLKNACDNIPALPMREKCKICKSGIPLESATHGTCLNGHKWPRCCVSFVVCTDLKHKCCQDCSCCVSNPQSGSSTWLRNLLEATLKCPFCFGFFRA; encoded by the coding sequence ATGGCGGACGCAGAGACCAAAAACAGCAAATTTAAAGTTATTGAAACGGTGAAAATAAGCTATACCCCTTCACATCCAAACGCTATTTCGTGGTCACCAGATGGCCGTTTATCTGTGATAAGCGATCGGTGTGTTTATGTCCTCACTCCGATCTCCTCGCCATCTCATCCTAGTTTGAACTTGGAAAGGACTTCCATTCCTGCCAGCAAAAAGCCCCTTCAAGTAGATGTCGGAATTGATCGCCGACAAATCAGTGCGGAAAAAAGTCCTGGATGGCAGTTAGACCCAAGGGTCAATAACTACATTGTTCAAACCCCTGTTTTTCAAAAAGTCGCATGGTCACCGCTCAACTGCGATGAAAGTAGCAGATGTGTAATCGCAACTCTGTTCTCAGATTTCCAGCTTCGAATATATGTGTGTCCAAGTGCGAGTGCAGGTGTTAAGTGGAGAGAGGCCTGTGATTTGTCGTATCTGTTGAGCAGTTATCTTAAATCGCACAACTTTGAAATCAGCGAAGATATAATGCAAGCAGACATAACTGCATCAAAGCAACCCGGCCGTATCGGACAAAAACTGCAGAGAACCAAGTATTCCCGATTTGTCCAGAGAGTTCAAATGCTTACATTTACTTCATTGCATTGGTTTTCTGAGGTCTATCACCCTGCAATTGACTCTAGCATCACCAAAGTTGTTAATGGTTCCTTTAAAAACAAGCAGTTTGCCTTATTGACAACAGGGACACAAAGTGGCCATGTCATTTTTTGGAGGGTAACAACACCTGTACAGATCAGCAATCCAAATAGTGTTCAACTGCAGGGGTTTTTAAATGTCAATCAATCATGGTCAACTTCATTGGCATGGCAGCAAGTGAATGAAAATCAAGGAATATTGGCTGTTGGCTGCTTAGATGGGTTCATAAAAGCTTTTAGCATCAAGCTATTTCCATCACTTAGTGGAGTGGCAGAGTATGTACTATGGGGAGACAAGGATGAGATGCAAGTTCATAATTTGCAGTGGATGCCCTTGAAACACGAGAAAGACAACCATTGCCTCGTAGCATGCAAGGGATCCTCAGTCATACTATTTTCCATGACTTCAAGAAATGGTTTCATTGTCACAAAGCCAACACAGAAAATTGTTACCCAAGTCCACAGAATGCCAATCACTGGGTTGCACTGCTCACAAGATGGGACCGTTTTCACTTGCAGTTTGGATGGCTCAGTGCAGATGTTAACAGATGATGCAAACGTATCAAAATCTGTCGATTATGATGACAGTAAAGGCTTCTCCTGCCATGGAATTGGAGTATCAGCAAATGGTGTCTTCGTAACATTGTTTCTCAGCCGTACTGATTACACTCGTAAATTTTTGGAATGGCATGAAGCTAAAGTTCTTTTTGTGAACACTGCTTGTGGGTTACCATCAGTCACTCAGCTTTTAAACAAGGATTGCCTTCAAATGGAGAAGAAGTGGGATGTTTGCAAGGCCATTCAGTATTTCATTCATCGCTCCAAAGCAGCCAAGGAAGAGTTCCATCAACTTGTTTTCATGGAGGATTTAGAGAGACTTTCACATCCCCAACTGATTCTAAGGCAACATGTGCTTACCTTGATTGTGTTGACTTCAAAGAATGATACTCAGGAAGTCAACAAAATTCTTGGAATTGACATTTCAGATCAGCTTCAATGTACCATAAATTACTTATACAAACATCTGGCAACCTCATTTTTAAGAAATTGGATGAATGCACGAGAGCAAGCACATGGCAGTAATTCAGACTCAGTTGCGGTATTGGTGACCTGTGATTGGTTAGTGACGAAGTTCTCTGATTCTGCTTCAATTGATTTGGCGAATGAGGTCTACCAGGTTTTCAATGATGTGGATGGCCTTAAATTGCTTTCCTCACTTAAAGAGAAAGTGGACATGCACATGTCATCAAGCGATGAAGCACAGATGAAGATCCAGGAAAGCAGCAGAGAAATCTCACAAAATGGAAAGGAACAAATTACAGAGCAACTTGTAGATTCAAATCCAACCCCACAACAAGATGTGGTTGTGTTGAAGAATGCATGCGATAACATACCTGCCTTACCAATGCGAGAGAAATGCAAGATCTGCAAGAGTGGCATTCCTCTGGAAAGCGCAACACATGGAACTTGTTTAAATGGACACAAATGGCCACGCTGCTGTGTCTCATTTGTTGTCTGTACTGATTTAAAGCACAAATGCTGTCAGGATTGTAGTTGCTGTGTCTCAAATCCACAGTCTGGCTCATCTACTTGGTTGAGAAATCTCTTAGAGGCAACATTAAAGTGTCCATTCTGTTTCGGCTTTTTTCGTGCATGA
- the LOC136896032 gene encoding N-acyl-phosphatidylethanolamine-hydrolyzing phospholipase D-like — protein sequence MTSVKSEDFQRGMNATGSDEEYPEARRENGVFKLPWEGNLHGVFGAMKWFLTSPNNSKVPRQSEQLDQTLPVLKPDQAALGSPPPNDIQVTWIGHATVLVQMDGVNILTDPVFNDYCGMARLLGVKRYRPTPCTVDELPMIDAVCISHNHYDHLDYTTVCQLNKKFGDKIHWFVPMGLSSWMKDCGCKNVYELQWWHEQIHPKFTEKGKAVKFAFTPAQHWCRRGINDFNKVLWGSWSVIGPQHRFFFAGDTGFCSMFKKIGTRYGPFDLAAIPIGAYSPRGLMEFQHVDPQAAVDIHEDVKSNFSLGIHWGTFNLSYEYYLAPPQELNEKLDNVGIPRNKFITVKHGETVVVTKNGTN from the exons ATGACTTCTGTGAAGAGTGAAGACTTTCAGAG AGGTATGAATGCAACAGGAagtgatgaggaatatcctgaAGCAAGGAGGGAAAATGGAGTATTTAAGTTACCTTGGGAAGGAAATCTTCATGGAGTTTTTGGTGCAATGAAATGGTTCTTGACTTCACCAAATAATTCCAAGGTACCACGGCAGAGTGag CAATTGGATCAAACTCTGCCAGTCCTCAAACCAGACCAAGCAGCCTTAGGTTCCCCTCCCCCAAATGATATTCAAGTGACATGGATTGGCCATGCTACAGTGTTAGTTCAAATGGATGGTGTAAATATCCTGACTGATCCAGTGTTTAATGACTATTGTGGAATGGCTCGTCTCCTTGGTGTGAAACGCTATCGACCTACTCCTTGCACAGTGGACGAACTACCTATGATTGACGCAGTTTGCATTAGTCACAATCACTATGATCATCTTGATTACACAACAGTCTGCCAGCTCAACAAAAAATTTGGTGACAAAATTCACTGGTTTGTTCCCATGGGACTTAGTTCTTGGATGAAAGATTGTGGTTGTAAAAATGTGTATGAGCTTCAATGGTGGCATGAACAAATCCACCCTAAATTTACAGAAAAAGGCAAAGCTGTCAAGTTTGCTTTCACTCCAGCGCAGCACTGGTGCCGACGGGGAATTAATGATTTTAACAAAGTTTTATGGGGGAGCTGGTCAGTTATTGGCCCACAGCATAGGTTTTTCTTTGCTGGAGATACTGGTTTCTGCAGCATGTTCAAGAAGATTGGTACAAGATATGGACCATTTGATTTGGCAGCAATTCCCATAGGTGCATATTCGCCAAG GGGATTGATGGAGTTCCAACACGTTGATCCTCAAGCAGCTGTTGATATTCACGAAGATGTGAAATCAAACTTCTCTCTTGGCATTCACTGGGGAACCTTTAATCTTTCTTATGAG TACTATCTTGCTCCACCACAGGagttaaatgaaaaacttgaCAATGTTGGAATCCCACGGAACAAATTCATCACAGTAAAACATGGTGAAACTGTAGTGGTTACAAAGAATGGCACAAATTAA